In Oscillatoria acuminata PCC 6304, a single window of DNA contains:
- a CDS encoding aldehyde dehydrogenase: MLTTARIRDVIEAQRQFFATGKTKDLDFRIEQLQRLKQALIDSKELVINALNKDLKKSEFEAYLMELGGIREINYVLKHIKSWTKPKTVARPLDQFPSVARIYPDPLGVVLIVSPWNYPFSLTISPLIGAIAAGNCITLKPSEIAPHTSHLVADLIRKIFDPSYIAVVEGGVEVSQDLLSQKFDHIFFTGGTQIGRIVMEAAAKHLTPVTLELGGKSPCIVEADIDLPTACKRIVWGKFINAGQTCIAPDYLLVNRRIKRDLLVGIERTITEFFGQNPANSPDYGRIINDKQFERLRGLLQDGEIRVGGQTDAGDRYIAPTVLDGVSLTSPIMQEEIFGPILPVLDYDKLDQAIAVINQKPKPLALYLFSKDHQTQQQVLRETSSGGVCLNDTIMHLAVSKLPFGGVGESGMGSYHGKASFDTFSHSKSVLEKSFRFDLDLRYPPYKNKLALIKRLIGG, translated from the coding sequence ATGCTGACCACCGCCCGCATTCGTGACGTGATTGAGGCCCAACGCCAATTTTTTGCCACAGGTAAAACCAAAGACCTGGACTTTCGCATCGAACAACTGCAACGACTCAAACAAGCCCTTATTGATAGCAAGGAACTCGTCATCAATGCCCTGAATAAAGACCTGAAAAAGTCTGAATTTGAAGCCTATTTGATGGAACTTGGCGGAATTCGAGAAATCAATTACGTCCTCAAACATATTAAATCCTGGACCAAACCTAAAACCGTCGCCCGTCCCCTTGACCAATTCCCCAGTGTGGCTCGGATCTATCCCGATCCATTAGGGGTTGTTTTGATTGTCAGCCCCTGGAATTACCCCTTTTCACTCACTATTTCTCCCTTAATTGGGGCCATTGCTGCGGGGAATTGTATCACGTTAAAACCTTCCGAAATTGCGCCCCATACCTCGCACCTGGTCGCCGACTTAATCCGCAAAATCTTCGACCCGAGTTATATTGCCGTTGTAGAAGGCGGGGTGGAAGTTTCCCAAGATTTATTATCCCAAAAATTTGACCATATCTTCTTTACGGGCGGGACTCAAATTGGCCGAATTGTTATGGAAGCGGCTGCCAAACATCTCACCCCCGTTACCCTAGAGTTGGGCGGAAAAAGTCCTTGTATCGTCGAGGCAGATATTGACTTACCTACGGCTTGCAAGCGGATTGTTTGGGGCAAGTTTATTAATGCGGGTCAAACTTGTATTGCCCCAGATTATCTGTTGGTCAATCGGCGGATTAAACGAGATTTGTTAGTGGGAATTGAACGAACAATTACTGAATTTTTTGGTCAAAACCCGGCCAATAGTCCCGACTATGGCCGGATTATTAATGACAAACAATTTGAGCGTCTGCGGGGGTTGCTTCAGGATGGAGAAATTCGGGTTGGGGGTCAGACGGATGCAGGCGATCGCTATATTGCGCCAACGGTTCTCGATGGCGTCTCCCTCACTTCACCGATTATGCAAGAGGAAATCTTTGGGCCAATTTTGCCGGTTCTGGACTATGACAAACTGGACCAGGCGATCGCCGTTATCAATCAAAAACCCAAACCTCTGGCCCTTTATCTGTTTTCCAAAGATCACCAAACCCAGCAACAAGTCCTCCGAGAAACCTCTTCCGGTGGTGTTTGCCTCAATGATACCATTATGCATCTGGCGGTTTCTAAATTACCGTTTGGGGGCGTCGGGGAAAGTGGCATGGGTTCTTATCATGGCAAAGCCAGTTTTGATACCTTCTCTCACTCCAAAAGTGTGTTAGAAAAGTCTTTCCGCTTTGATTTAGATTTGCGCTACCCGCCTTATAAAAATAAGTTGGCGCTGATTAAACGTTTAATTGGCGGGTAA
- a CDS encoding sulfite oxidase-like oxidoreductase, with the protein MLGKYFKKPSAELSDRVPPGQHLATGFPVLTYGDTPQISRDRYSLKVWGLVDPQTFTWDDLMAMPQEEFTADFHCVTHWSKLDVKWTGIKVLDFMKHLSVDEKAICIMEHCYGGYTTNIAIADFLREENFFAHTLFGEPLSPEHGGPLRLVVPHLYAWKSAKWINGLEFIEEEASGFWERNGYHRRGEPWAEERYSY; encoded by the coding sequence ATGTTGGGTAAATACTTTAAAAAACCCTCTGCTGAACTGAGCGATCGCGTTCCCCCCGGACAACATCTCGCCACGGGGTTTCCTGTCCTCACCTATGGGGATACTCCGCAAATTTCTCGCGATCGCTATTCCTTAAAAGTCTGGGGTCTGGTGGACCCTCAAACTTTTACCTGGGATGACCTGATGGCGATGCCCCAAGAGGAGTTTACCGCCGATTTTCACTGTGTTACCCACTGGTCTAAACTTGATGTCAAATGGACGGGAATCAAAGTTCTCGATTTCATGAAGCATCTGAGTGTCGATGAGAAAGCAATTTGCATCATGGAACATTGCTATGGCGGTTATACTACCAATATTGCGATCGCGGATTTTCTCCGGGAAGAAAACTTTTTCGCCCATACGCTCTTTGGTGAACCCCTGAGTCCAGAACATGGAGGTCCCCTGCGTCTAGTTGTCCCTCATCTTTATGCTTGGAAAAGTGCGAAATGGATTAATGGTTTAGAATTTATAGAGGAAGAAGCATCGGGCTTTTGGGAACGCAACGGTTACCATCGTCGAGGAGAACCCTGGGCAGAAGAACGCTATAGTTACTAA
- a CDS encoding potassium channel family protein: MNLSSLNFFRNLRSDNKQFAVIGLGRFGRAVCDTLHGLGYEVLAIDVDEKKVTQAVSEQIAAHALQLDTTEPSAIQQAGMTDFDTVIVAIGNFLAQSIITTLNLKEAGVKHVVAKASSEIHMKLLKKVGADHVVFPEREMGCALARTITTPSILDRFELDPEHSIVETIVPPTFHGKTIAELELRNRYGLNVLAVSQDEKFEINPPANRRLLGGTVMVVIGANKAIDRLRP; encoded by the coding sequence GTGAATCTATCGTCTCTGAATTTCTTTCGCAATCTGCGTTCAGACAATAAGCAATTTGCCGTGATTGGGTTAGGGCGCTTTGGTCGCGCCGTCTGTGATACCCTACACGGATTGGGGTATGAAGTGCTCGCTATTGACGTCGATGAGAAAAAAGTCACCCAAGCAGTGAGTGAACAAATTGCTGCACACGCTTTGCAACTGGACACGACCGAACCCTCAGCGATTCAACAGGCAGGAATGACGGATTTCGATACGGTGATTGTCGCGATCGGGAATTTCTTGGCCCAGAGTATTATTACAACCCTTAACCTCAAAGAGGCTGGGGTAAAGCACGTCGTCGCGAAAGCCTCTTCGGAAATTCACATGAAACTGCTCAAAAAAGTAGGGGCCGATCATGTGGTGTTTCCAGAACGGGAAATGGGTTGTGCTTTGGCACGCACCATCACCACTCCCAGTATCCTCGATCGCTTTGAACTCGACCCAGAACATAGCATCGTAGAAACCATCGTCCCCCCCACCTTCCACGGTAAAACCATTGCCGAACTCGAACTTCGCAATCGCTACGGTTTAAATGTTCTAGCCGTTAGCCAAGATGAAAAATTTGAGATCAATCCCCCCGCAAACCGGCGACTCCTAGGGGGAACGGTTATGGTCGTGATCGGAGCGAATAAGGCAATTGATCGGTTGAGACCTTAA
- a CDS encoding TrkH family potassium uptake protein, with protein MTVARTICLGFLVIIAIGTILLLLPVSTSDGTWNNFVTALFTATSAVCVTGLIVVDTGTHYSGLGEFFIVLLIQLGGLGYMTANTFLLLLLGRRLGLRDRVAIQQSLDTTEMSGVVPLVRSIVAMTLVFELTGMFLLLFIFSPDFGFNDSLWLSIFHSISAFNNAGFSLFADSLMAYAGSIPMNLVITFLVIFGGIGYQVIMEMYMWVRDRISRNPERVVFSLHFKIVTSTTLLLLILGTIAFFFTESSNSRTLGNADFLERLLSAWFQSVITRTAGFNTIDFGQMTTAALFITIALMFIGASPGSTGGGIKTTTVRVLASCTRSVLQGRNQVLCFERQIPPELILKAVAVVLSSLGVVVVATILLAITDPNIEFIQLFFEVISAFATVGLSMGITGNLSTLGQLVIIVTMYVGRVGMVMLMSAMIGDPKPSNIRYPEENLLVG; from the coding sequence ATGACTGTTGCTAGAACGATTTGTCTCGGCTTTCTGGTGATAATTGCGATCGGCACCATTCTGCTGCTGCTGCCTGTCTCCACCAGTGATGGGACCTGGAACAATTTCGTCACTGCTTTATTTACCGCCACCTCCGCTGTCTGTGTCACCGGCTTAATCGTCGTCGATACCGGCACCCATTATTCTGGATTGGGCGAATTTTTCATTGTCTTGCTGATTCAACTCGGTGGACTGGGTTACATGACCGCCAACACCTTTTTGCTGCTACTACTCGGACGGCGTTTGGGATTGCGAGACCGGGTAGCCATTCAACAATCCTTAGATACTACAGAAATGTCCGGGGTGGTCCCTTTGGTGCGTTCCATTGTCGCCATGACCCTAGTCTTTGAACTCACCGGGATGTTCTTGCTCCTATTCATTTTTAGCCCAGACTTCGGCTTTAACGATAGCCTGTGGCTATCAATTTTTCATAGCATTAGCGCCTTTAACAATGCGGGGTTTAGTTTGTTTGCCGATAGTTTAATGGCATATGCCGGATCCATCCCGATGAATTTGGTGATCACCTTCTTGGTGATTTTTGGGGGGATCGGCTATCAAGTCATCATGGAAATGTATATGTGGGTGCGCGATCGCATTTCCAGAAATCCAGAACGGGTCGTCTTTTCCCTTCATTTTAAAATCGTCACCAGTACCACCCTCTTATTGCTGATTCTAGGCACGATCGCCTTCTTCTTCACCGAATCCTCAAATTCCCGAACCCTAGGAAATGCAGATTTCCTCGAACGCTTACTCAGTGCCTGGTTTCAGTCCGTCATCACCCGTACCGCTGGATTTAATACCATTGATTTTGGTCAAATGACCACAGCGGCCCTCTTTATCACCATTGCCTTGATGTTTATTGGGGCCTCTCCAGGCAGTACCGGAGGCGGCATCAAAACCACCACCGTGCGCGTCCTAGCAAGCTGCACCCGTTCCGTACTCCAGGGACGCAACCAGGTGCTCTGCTTTGAACGCCAAATTCCCCCAGAACTGATTTTGAAAGCCGTTGCCGTGGTCCTCAGTTCCCTCGGCGTCGTCGTTGTCGCCACCATTTTGCTGGCAATCACCGACCCCAACATCGAATTTATCCAGCTTTTCTTTGAAGTCATCTCCGCCTTTGCCACCGTAGGTTTGTCTATGGGTATCACCGGAAATCTCTCCACCCTAGGCCAACTGGTAATCATCGTCACCATGTATGTAGGTCGGGTGGGAATGGTCATGCTCATGAGCGCCATGATTGGAGACCCTAAACCCTCCAACATCCGCTATCCGGAGGAAAATTTGTTAGTGGGATGA
- a CDS encoding CmpA/NrtA family ABC transporter substrate-binding protein has product MSERVTGNPQGAELFSGNTELEQWAAEAIAQVGGLDAVMASAYGVDPEGGIRDTLLDSPFTRRKFLQQVAIAAALTVATNCAIPEPEESDSSPVSRLEKTDLKIGFIPITCATPIIMSQPLGFYEKYGLNVELVKMESWEQVRDSAMAGELDAYHMLSPMPIAMTLGLGSQPFPVKLASIENINGQAIVLALKYQDKVKEAKDFKGLTLGIPFRYSMHNLLLRYYLASNNINPDRDLNLKLVPPPQAIELMKAGEIDGFLMPDGNAQQAVYEKAGFIYLLTKELWDGHPCCSFAASKPWIDEHPSTFRALNKAIIDGCNYARNPENRLEIAQAIAAPEYLNQPQSVLEAVLTGTFDDGLGNVQTVSDRIDFDPYPWKSFSYWITSQFARWGMLDGQNISHEAIADEVFLTGLARQLAKQLGQSPPTIILRDEQLKFGIFDPSEPDAYRQAQIQKHGF; this is encoded by the coding sequence GTGAGCGAGAGAGTCACCGGCAATCCTCAAGGGGCTGAATTGTTCTCGGGCAACACAGAGTTGGAACAGTGGGCTGCCGAGGCGATCGCCCAAGTGGGGGGATTGGATGCGGTGATGGCTTCAGCTTATGGAGTTGACCCCGAAGGTGGCATTCGAGATACCCTGCTAGACAGTCCCTTTACCCGGCGTAAATTTCTGCAACAAGTGGCGATCGCTGCGGCCTTGACGGTTGCCACCAATTGCGCTATTCCTGAACCGGAAGAATCCGACTCATCCCCAGTTAGCCGGTTAGAAAAAACTGATCTCAAAATTGGCTTTATTCCCATCACTTGTGCCACACCGATTATTATGTCCCAACCCTTGGGATTTTACGAAAAATATGGATTAAACGTAGAATTGGTCAAAATGGAGAGTTGGGAACAGGTTAGAGATTCGGCAATGGCTGGGGAACTGGATGCCTATCATATGCTCTCCCCCATGCCCATTGCCATGACCTTGGGACTGGGGTCTCAACCCTTTCCCGTTAAATTAGCCAGCATTGAAAATATCAATGGTCAAGCGATTGTTTTGGCGCTAAAATATCAGGATAAAGTCAAAGAGGCCAAAGATTTTAAAGGGTTAACTCTGGGCATTCCCTTTCGCTATTCGATGCACAACTTATTGTTACGGTATTATCTGGCCAGTAATAATATTAATCCAGACCGAGATCTTAACCTTAAATTGGTTCCGCCTCCCCAGGCGATAGAACTGATGAAAGCAGGAGAAATTGATGGCTTTCTGATGCCCGATGGCAATGCCCAACAAGCGGTTTATGAAAAAGCCGGGTTTATTTACCTGCTGACCAAAGAGCTATGGGATGGACATCCCTGCTGTTCCTTTGCGGCATCTAAACCTTGGATTGATGAACATCCCAGCACCTTTCGCGCCCTGAACAAAGCCATTATTGATGGCTGTAATTATGCCCGAAATCCAGAGAATCGCTTGGAAATTGCCCAGGCGATCGCCGCGCCGGAATACCTAAATCAGCCGCAATCGGTATTAGAAGCCGTCTTAACCGGGACCTTTGATGATGGATTAGGGAATGTCCAAACCGTGAGCGATCGCATTGATTTCGACCCCTATCCCTGGAAAAGTTTTTCTTACTGGATTACGTCCCAGTTTGCCCGATGGGGAATGTTGGATGGGCAGAACATCTCCCACGAAGCGATCGCTGATGAAGTATTTTTGACCGGATTAGCCCGACAACTCGCCAAACAATTGGGACAGTCCCCACCCACCATCATCCTCCGAGATGAACAATTAAAATTTGGCATCTTCGACCCCAGCGAACCCGACGCCTACCGGCAAGCGCAAATTCAAAAACATGGATTTTAG
- a CDS encoding methyl-accepting chemotaxis protein, whose protein sequence is MLVKRAPFIGDFSKMKVTHQIFGGYAVPIFLSVCAAILVYFNGVRRVNDASEQLDAVRVRVDEVEALAYSILAMQRASRAYIISRDINELEGYEQWDNTFYEQSEKLRYLIQSPDQRETLKQIIELGDRVNEFDRRLISYIELSKVNKADQTARSGEGKLAANRLKELVEQFTSTEQVILAQRNQERADALMFLSQVVFGTAGVTALLGMTIGAKISTAIGQKMNQQAAAIAQSAAEIAATIAQQERSAAFQSAATTETTTHLDRLSCSSQQAAEETTHSSACADRALTLANQGATAVSQTLGAMATLEQKVQDIAGKIGCLNQQTHQIADIAQLVGQLATQTNMLALNAAIEAIRAGDKGKGFGVVATEIRKLADRSKESADKIHILLADIEATLGSTIKVAQEGTTTVTASSQITQQTAEAFQGVRGAINEVVASTAEIALVAKQQATAIHEVLDATNTIDISARENAAGITQVKIAIQQLNDAAQELQAMV, encoded by the coding sequence ATGTTAGTAAAACGCGCTCCCTTTATCGGGGATTTCTCAAAAATGAAAGTGACTCACCAGATTTTTGGGGGATACGCTGTTCCGATCTTCCTCTCGGTCTGTGCTGCGATTTTGGTATATTTTAATGGCGTCAGGCGAGTCAATGACGCATCAGAACAGTTAGATGCAGTTCGGGTGCGCGTGGATGAAGTAGAAGCCTTAGCCTATAGCATTCTTGCCATGCAGCGAGCCTCGCGGGCTTATATTATTTCTCGGGATATTAATGAATTAGAAGGGTATGAGCAATGGGATAATACGTTTTATGAACAGTCAGAAAAATTGCGCTATTTAATTCAAAGCCCGGACCAACGGGAGACGCTCAAACAAATTATTGAATTAGGCGATCGCGTTAATGAATTTGACCGCCGCTTAATTTCTTATATCGAACTCTCCAAAGTGAATAAAGCCGATCAAACCGCGCGCAGTGGAGAAGGCAAACTCGCCGCCAACCGCCTGAAAGAACTGGTAGAACAGTTTACCAGCACAGAACAAGTGATTTTAGCCCAGCGAAATCAAGAGCGTGCGGATGCCTTAATGTTTCTCTCCCAGGTTGTCTTTGGAACCGCTGGAGTCACCGCTTTGTTAGGAATGACCATCGGCGCTAAAATTTCTACGGCGATCGGCCAAAAAATGAACCAACAAGCTGCTGCGATCGCCCAATCTGCCGCAGAAATTGCCGCCACCATCGCCCAGCAGGAACGCAGCGCCGCCTTTCAATCTGCTGCCACCACGGAAACCACCACCCACCTCGATCGCCTAAGCTGTTCCTCTCAACAAGCTGCGGAGGAAACCACCCATTCATCCGCCTGTGCCGATCGCGCCCTGACCCTCGCCAATCAAGGTGCTACAGCCGTTAGCCAAACTTTAGGGGCAATGGCAACCCTGGAACAGAAAGTACAGGATATCGCTGGAAAAATCGGCTGTTTAAATCAACAAACCCATCAAATCGCCGACATTGCCCAATTAGTTGGCCAATTAGCCACCCAAACGAATATGCTGGCCTTAAATGCTGCGATCGAAGCCATTCGTGCTGGGGATAAAGGCAAAGGATTTGGGGTCGTTGCCACCGAAATCCGCAAACTCGCCGATCGCAGCAAAGAATCCGCTGATAAAATTCACATCCTCCTAGCGGATATCGAAGCCACCCTCGGTTCTACCATCAAAGTCGCCCAAGAAGGAACCACCACTGTCACCGCCAGTAGTCAGATCACTCAACAAACCGCTGAGGCATTTCAAGGAGTTCGTGGAGCCATCAATGAAGTTGTTGCGAGTACCGCCGAAATTGCCCTGGTTGCTAAACAACAAGCTACAGCAATTCATGAAGTGCTTGATGCCACCAATACCATTGATATCTCGGCGCGAGAAAATGCTGCCGGTATCACCCAAGTCAAAATTGCCATCCAACAACTCAATGATGCAGCCCAAGAGTTGCAAGCAATGGTTTAG
- a CDS encoding methyltransferase domain-containing protein, whose translation MTTSNLYEQIQQFYDASSGLWERVWGEHMHHGYYGERGDRQLDRRQAQIDLIEELLAWTGLQLSQDLNDQVSTILDVGCGIGGSSLYLAQKFNASATGITLSPVQAARATERAREAGIPTSSGLEGGSMTPGPRAEFRVANALELPFADNSFDLVWTLESGEHMPDKKQFLQECYRVLAPGGALMMATWCHRPVAPPAAPLSDRERHQLMEIYKVYCLPYVISLPEYETIAREIGFQGIQVADWSEAVAPFWDLVIDSAFDPSALLGLLFSGWQTIQGALALGLMRDGYKQGLIRYGLLCGTKS comes from the coding sequence ATGACGACGAGCAACTTGTACGAGCAAATTCAGCAGTTTTACGATGCTTCCTCCGGACTATGGGAACGGGTTTGGGGGGAACATATGCATCATGGGTATTACGGAGAAAGGGGCGATCGCCAGTTGGATCGACGACAGGCACAGATTGACTTGATTGAGGAACTCCTAGCTTGGACGGGGTTGCAGTTGTCCCAGGACCTCAACGACCAAGTTTCCACAATCCTAGATGTAGGTTGCGGCATCGGTGGTAGCTCTTTATACTTAGCACAAAAGTTTAACGCCAGCGCAACGGGAATTACGCTGAGTCCGGTCCAGGCAGCCCGGGCCACAGAACGAGCTAGAGAAGCCGGAATTCCTACATCCTCGGGTCTGGAAGGGGGGAGCATGACCCCGGGACCAAGGGCGGAGTTTCGGGTTGCCAATGCCCTAGAGTTGCCCTTTGCTGATAATTCCTTCGATCTCGTCTGGACCCTGGAAAGCGGCGAACATATGCCGGATAAAAAGCAGTTTTTACAAGAATGTTATCGGGTTTTGGCACCAGGAGGCGCGTTGATGATGGCAACCTGGTGTCATCGTCCCGTTGCCCCTCCGGCGGCCCCCCTGAGCGATCGCGAACGGCATCAATTAATGGAAATTTATAAGGTTTATTGCTTGCCTTATGTGATTTCTTTACCCGAATATGAGACAATTGCCCGAGAAATTGGATTCCAAGGAATTCAGGTTGCCGATTGGTCCGAAGCGGTGGCTCCCTTTTGGGATTTAGTCATTGATTCTGCCTTTGACCCCTCGGCCCTTTTGGGGTTATTATTCTCCGGTTGGCAAACTATTCAAGGGGCGCTGGCTCTCGGACTGATGCGTGATGGATACAAGCAAGGGTTAATTCGATATGGGTTACTCTGTGGGACAAAATCCTAA
- a CDS encoding homogentisate phytyltransferase yields the protein MSQLSPSPPKVSQPAEMNVVQKYAPWLYSFWKFTRPHTIIGTSLSAIGLFAIAWAFSGDSLTGKALLPLFGTWFTCLCGNVYIVGLNQLFDIEIDQINKPELPVAAGEFTQRQGQIIVGITGILAVALAALQGPWLLATVLISLGLGTVYSLPPIRLKRFPFWASFCIFTVRGIIVNLGLFLHYQWVMPGSGGVMIPPSVWALTLFVLGFTFAIAIFKDIPDMEGDRLYQISTLTLRLGARTVFDLARWVIVFCYIATSVAAFLWLPQVNPFVLAIAHGVALTGLWWRSRLVDLEDKVAIAACYQFIWKLFFLEYIMFPVACLLA from the coding sequence ATGAGCCAACTTTCTCCCTCTCCCCCAAAGGTTTCTCAACCGGCTGAAATGAATGTGGTCCAGAAATATGCCCCTTGGCTCTATTCTTTCTGGAAATTTACCCGCCCCCATACGATTATTGGCACTAGTTTGAGTGCGATTGGCTTGTTTGCGATCGCCTGGGCTTTCTCCGGGGACAGCCTGACTGGGAAAGCCCTCTTGCCCTTATTCGGAACTTGGTTCACCTGTCTGTGTGGGAATGTTTATATTGTTGGCTTAAACCAACTTTTTGATATTGAAATTGACCAAATTAATAAGCCCGAGTTACCCGTTGCCGCCGGTGAATTTACCCAGAGACAAGGGCAAATTATTGTAGGAATAACGGGCATTTTAGCGGTGGCATTAGCGGCGCTACAAGGTCCTTGGTTATTGGCAACGGTACTCATTAGTTTAGGATTGGGAACGGTTTATTCCTTGCCGCCTATCCGTTTAAAACGCTTTCCCTTTTGGGCGTCTTTTTGCATTTTCACCGTGCGCGGGATTATTGTGAATTTAGGCTTATTTTTACATTACCAATGGGTGATGCCAGGGTCGGGCGGGGTGATGATTCCCCCCTCGGTATGGGCGCTGACATTGTTTGTTTTGGGCTTTACCTTTGCGATCGCCATTTTTAAAGATATTCCCGATATGGAAGGCGATCGCCTCTATCAAATTAGCACCTTGACCCTACGTTTGGGGGCGCGTACCGTCTTCGATTTGGCAAGATGGGTAATAGTTTTCTGTTATATTGCGACCAGTGTAGCCGCGTTTCTGTGGCTGCCGCAAGTCAATCCCTTCGTGTTGGCGATCGCGCATGGGGTGGCATTGACAGGGTTATGGTGGCGCAGTCGCCTGGTGGATTTAGAGGATAAAGTCGCGATCGCCGCTTGCTATCAATTTATTTGGAAACTTTTTTTCCTGGAATATATCATGTTTCCCGTGGCTTGTCTGTTGGCGTAA